The sequence below is a genomic window from Candidatus Sungiibacteriota bacterium.
GGGCAGCGCTCTACCGCTGAGCTAACCCGGCAAACAAAAACAACTTTAGTCTATACTAATTTTTTAATTACTTCAAACTTATGAAATAGTCTTGTATTAGCTACGGATACCTAAAAGAACATCCCATATTTACAAGAGTTAACTGTTGTGGTATATTATAATCAGCCGGACGGCACCAAGGAGGTGTTCTTTGAATAAGTTTTCTAGTCTTTCGCCGAACATAATATGGGTTGGAGAAGAGGTAGGAGATAGGGAAAAATGGAAAATGCCAGCAGATTGTTTTGAGAAAGAGCTTGGACCGCTCTTTACTCAAATCTATCCCCAACAACCAATTGGTTTTCTACGAGATAGCGGGTATGACCCAATTATCATTGGCTACGTTCATGAAGACGCTAAGGCCCTAAACCTTGTCAAAAAGACCCTTGAGAAATTAAAAGCAGATCAGCCGCAGGGTACTGCAGCTGTAGAGATACTTCCCGTGGAAGGGTTGGACTGTATCATGGCTTTTCATGGTGCCGCTAAAGAGTTCAGAGAGCGCGGAACAATTGAGGGGAAAATACCCAAAGAAGAAGTGATAGCGAGGTTAGAAACCTTCAGAGACCAGCTACTTCAAACCTGGGGCGCAGTGACGCTATGGCTTTTGGAAAACGGATTTCGGGTAATAAATATTGAGCACCCAAATGCGCTGGAATGGGTGCTTAAAAACAAAAATAATCCAAGATTGGTTACCAAAGAATTTGTAGGAATACCTTGGAGCGAGTTCCATCAGTTCTATACCACCATTCGGAGAGATATCTTCGGTTTGAGTATACTAAGAAGAGAAAGACCAGAAATTATATTTGTAGGTTTATCTCACGCCATTAAATACGATCTGCTGCTGGGGAGAAACGGCGAGAGAAGTTACTATTTTCTTGATTACCAATTCCTCCAACACTTACTACCCTCGGGAATGGAAACAATTCTTTTGTGGTTGAAGGCAGCCCATGAACTATATCTCAGAGAAGGTTGGTAATTCAAAAATTAACCGCGTGGTTCGCCACTGCGGTTTTTTGATTTAGTGATTTTTGGGATGATTGTTTCTCCGAGTTCTTTGGCGGTATTCAATCCAAAAATCCAAAAAACTAATATCTAAAGAATAACTAATTTTTATGAAAATTGCAACGATTTCATTTATATAAAAAGTACGAGCCCCGTGCAGAAACGTGTTCCGCAAAGGGCTCGTGATGGTGAAATGACGGGAACGCAGTCCCTATCACATGAATAGATGGACAACCCATCCGACAGCGATGGCGAGCACGGGCTTGATGACTTCGTAAATGAGAAGTTCCTTTGCTTCATCCTTGTCCCGGGGAATGTGCTGTTGCGTCAGGAAACTGATGACGATCCCGACGCCAATGGCCTGCACCAATGAGATCACTGGAAGGCCGAGTGTAGGAACCATGAACCATCCCCACAACAGCTTCAGCGCCACACCGCTCAGCAGGTACGCCACGATGGCGTTAAGGGCAATCACCATCTTGCACCTCCTCAAGGTACTGTATTCTCTACGGCACAATTACCGCAGAGATTACCGGTTTTTCAGGAGTCCGATAATGCTTTTAGTATAGCATATTAGGAGCTATAAGTCAAGCAAACAAAAAAATCAGCATTTCTGCTGTTTCTTGGCCTAAATCTTATAAATTCTATGATTAAAAGTTTTTCTTTTCTTCTTTCAAAATCGCCAATTCGTTTTTCTTGTCCGCCAAAGGCGGATCTGCCTTTGGCATGAGGCGGCTTAATTAGTTCTTTGCCAACTTTCGCCAGCGTTTGAACTTCGATAGATTATACCATCTTCACTAGAAACAGTAAGTTCTTCAGAATTTTTAGAATTGATGGCAATAGCAGTAATCTTGATACCATTAAGACCGTCGAGTTTTTTCCAGTTTTGTCCAGCATCAGTTGTTTTCCAAGCCCCAGCTTGCGTGCCCGCATACATAATAGTTAAATCTTTATGAAGAGTGGCGAGCGTATAAACTGTTGTGTTGTCAAAAACATTCGTTGTTTTTGTCCAGCCGCAAAAACAACTAAAAGATTGGGAAACGCCGTCAGCCGTTCCCGCCAAGAGGAGACCCCAATTATCCCAGCCCATAGATTTATCCATCGAAGTTTGTACCGCCATGTATACAAACGACCTTACCCCGGGATTCTCTGGTCCGTCATCCATACGCTTCCACGAAACGCCGCCGTCTTTACTTTTGAACACCCCATTATCAACAGAGTAGGCAAAAAGTAAATCGGGATTACGTTGATTAACCGTCAAGCCATGAATATCCGTACCCTTTATTCCCTCATCAGAACGCATCCAGGTAATACCATCGTCAATACTTTTTATGACACCTAAATCATGCCCACCGGCAAAAATTGTTTTCTGGTTTCGGGGGTCAACCACAATACTCATCCAATCATCAGCGTTGATACTTCCTTTTACCGAAACCTTTTGCCAAGTTTTGCCGTCATTGTTGCTCTTGAATAGTCCGCCATGTGTTCCTAAAAGTAGATTTCCCCTTGAGTCATAGGTAATGGCATGGATATGTTGAGCCACGGGTATTACAGAATTACTAGAACCACTTTTATCACTATGAGACATTACGGTTTTCTTGGCCGAAATATCCCCTAGAGTATTGGTAGACTTATTACTTATTCCCAAAAAATAACCAACGGCTATGGCACCAATAATAAAAACCGGAATTAATAGTTTATTATTCATAAAATTGCGATTAGGGGTTTTTCTTTTATTCTTTCCGTACTGGTGCGCGGGAGAGGACTTGCCTACAATTCTCGCCGGCTTCCGCCGGCTCGGTCGCAGGCCGCCCCTCGCGGTTTTGCTCGCCAACTGCTCGCAAAACATCCCTGCGGTCTTCAAATTCTCACGCAACGCACGCAGGTGCGTTGCTTCCCTGCTCATTCGCTTCGCTCATTGCGCGGGAGAGGATTTGAACCCCGCACTAAAATTTGCACCGGCTCCACCGAAAACAAAAGTGCAAATTTAGTGGCGGGGCATACCTCCACGCCTTAATGCCCAGGGCGGGATTTGAACCCGCACGGCCTTACGGCCACTAGGCCCTCAACCTAGATCGTCTACCAAGTTCCGACACCTGGGCAAAATTATTGAGGCCCAACCTCCGTGGACGATGCCGCTTCTTCCGGGGTCGCCACGGCCTCTGTTTCTTTTTCCTTCCAAATCTGGCCCATTTTCCTGCGCACCTCGCGCGCTGCTTTCTCGCGGATATAATATAGTTTTGCCCGCCGCACTTTGGAACGACGCAAAACTTCAATCTTAGAGATGGTTGGCGCATGAACCGGGAAAACCCTCTCCACGCCAATGCCGTCCACCACCTTGCGGACGGTAAAAGTTGCCGTAATTCCGCGGCCATGTTTTTTAGCGATCACCAAACCCTCAAAAGACGTCAGACGCTCTTTATCTCCTTCTTTGATTTTTTGAACCACACGCACGGTATCGCCCGAGCGGATTTCGGGAAGATCAGAACGAAGATAAGTTTTTTCAATTGCAGTCGTGCTCATACGGCACATGATATCAAAAAACCCGGCGCAACGCAACGGTAAAATCTTGCGGTACGTCTGCTTCAAAATGTAATCTTCGCCCTTCGGGAAAACTAAAGGAGAGAGATCGCGCATGCAGCATCTGGCGATCCGCCCCATCCGGACAACAAACATTTTTACCCCCGTAAATTTTATCGCAGACCACAGGATGACCAATGGCTTTTAAATGCACTCGCAACTGGTGCATACGGCCGGTCTTGGGACTCAACTCCACTAACGAATAATGCTTTCCAAATTTTAAAACCTTATACTCTGTAACCGCCTCTCGCGCCCCACGTATTTTTCTTTTATTCTCCTCTACTCCACGCTTCAGGGGATTTTTTATTACACGGCCAATAGGCAAAGAAATTACTCCCCGTCTTTCTTTGGGTCGTCCGCAAACAATGGCCCAATAAAGCTTTTCAACCAGTCGCTTCTGAAAAAGTTCCTTAAGTTTTTCAAAACTTTTCTGATTTCGCGAAACGACCATAACGCCGGAAGTATCCTTATCCAAACGGTGCACGATACCGGGACGCATTTTGGGATCGTCGCCTACTGCTTTAACTTCGGGGAATTTCTCCAACAAAAAATCGACCACCGTAGGGCCGGATACAGAACTACCGGGGTGAACTGAAATTCCCGGTGGCTTATTTAAGACGATGACGTCCTTATCCAAATAAATTGTCTGTATCTGCACATTACTTAGTCCTGCTGAAGTAATTTTCTTTGACAAGGATAAACCGAAGTACTCCTTGGGTTAACTGACGTATAACAAGCGCCAATAATACAACCACCCCAACACCCAAAACTTTGGCCGCCACTGTTGCATGCGTAAAGGCGGAGGTTAAAAAGACGAAGATCTCAGTGGGATTGGTAAAAAATACCCTAAGTGCGTTCTCTAAAATTCTCTGTACAAAGACAAACCGGCCCAGATAGTAAAGCAGGAGGGAAAAGACGACAATCTCAGCGACGAGCACTGGTAAAAACTTTCGCAGCAGCCAGACGCGATAAATTTTTTGTACGACCTGTCCCCGAAAATTAGGCGGGGCCGCAAATGGTGTTCCGTTCATGGTTTAGTTTGGATTATCTTTTAATCTTTTAAAAAGTTTTTTGGCCCTGAAAAGCCGCATTTTCAAGGTTGGTATAGAAATCTTTTCCTCTTGGGCTATGGTTTTATAAGATTTATCCTGCAGATAGTAACTTGCCAGAACCGTGCGAAGGTGCTCGGGCATTTTATTTAGAACGCTCGCAACCACGGCCTTGGCATCAACGGCAAAAGATAATCGCGTATCAGCCGGTTCCGTATCTCCAATATCCTGAAAAAGAGCCGGATCTTCAACCAAAAATTCTCCCCGTTTAAGCTTCCGATAATGGGTAATGGCGGTATTGATCGTCACCTTGTAAGCCCAGGACTTAAACTCAATTCCCTCCAGTTTCTCAAATTTATCCGCGTTTTTATACATTTTTACAAATGCCTCCTGCACGATATCTTCAGCCTCTTCCCGGCCCCTTACCACACGCCAAGCCGCTCGCATCAACGGCTCCTGATATTTCTCTACAAGTATTTCAAAAACAGCCGGCTCTTTCTGCGCCATCCGCAAAATTTCTTCATCCTTCAGCTCCTCAATCCCCTCGCCGGAATCTTCTTGGAGATACGATTTTGCCATGCACTAAAAAAGACCTCCTACATATATTAATAACCCCTGTCATAACATAGAAAGTCTCATCAGCCACCGTACAACATACAAAAAAAATACGCAATATTGACAAAATCTAATTAAATTGCGGAACAAAACACTTCCTATTCTTTTAACTGTATCTCTTAGCGACAATATTGTAGGCCTCCCTAAAGGGGACCCCTTTTCTGACTAACCCATACACTTCTTTTGTGGCAAAAACATCTTGCGTCAAAGCTTTTTCACAATTTTCTCTGCTAACTTTCAGCTCTTTAAATAACAAAGCCATTACGCTTAAGCTTTCAGTTACCGCTTCTAACCCCTCCATTACCGGCTTTTTGGTTAGCTGCAAATCTCGGTGGTAACCCGAAATTAAATTTCCTATTATGCTTTTAACCTGAAACTCATAGGACGTCACAACATGATATTTGGCCCGCAAAAGCTCCAAAAGGTCAGGATTTTTCTTCTGCGGCATAATGGAGCTGCCGGTACAAAATTCTTTCGGCAGTTCAAAATAACCAAACTCGGGCATACTAAAGATTATCAGGTCGGAAGCGATTTTATTAAGGTCAAGCATAACTTGGCCAAGCGCGTGAAGAAATGTTGCCTCAAATTTCCCCCTACTGTTCTGGGTATAAATAGGGTTTTTCTGGACTGTTTCAAAACCCAAAAGTTCCGCAGAATATTTTCTGTCAATTCTTAACGGCACGCCATAGCCCGCGCCCGTCCCAAGCGGCGACTGATCAATCAACCGTAACGCCAAATCAACTAACTTGATATTGTCTCCCATGGAATCAATAAAGGCATTTCCCCAAAGACTTATGGAAGACGGCATGGCTTTTCTGGTATGCGTATACCCCGGCAATTTTATTTTGCCGTACTTTTTAGTAAATTTTTTTACGGCAGTAACTAATTCGTTCGTTAACCCCTTACAATTATTTAACCTGTCTTTGTAATATAACCGCAGAGTAGTAAGTATCTGGTCATTTCTTGAACGAGCGGTGTGGATTTTCTTTCCCAAGTCGCCCAATTTATGAACTAAGCGGTTTTCAATCGCGGTATGACAGTCCTCCTGTTCTTTCAAAATTTTAAACCTTCCTCTTTGGTCTAACTTTATAATACTCTTTAGTTCCTCAACCAACTTCTGCACTTCTTTGGTTTTTAAAAGACCGACTTTCCCAAGCATTTTTGCGTGAGCAATAGAAACCAAACAGTCGTAGTAAACTAATTTTTGGTCCAGCAGATAATCGTCGCCAACGGTAAAATTTTCTATTTGCTTGTTCAATTTGTATCCCTTTTCCCAAAGTTTCATAAATTTATGATATTAAGCCGTGGGGCAATACAGTTACTTTGACTCGATGGAGAATGTCTGGACAGGTGGCAAACTTTTATGAGGGGGTTGTATGAAGTGATGTTGATTCTTAATCTTTCTTCAGCAGAAACCTTCTTCTCTAGATCAACCATTCCCACTGGATTCTCCAATCCTTTCTAGGAAACATATTGAGATTGGAGGCTATTTTGGTATCCCTTGGGGAATCAAATTTGATACTCATTGAGAACCGATTGGCTTTCTTATACTTCTGATTTTTTCCGAGAGATAGTCTCATAATGAATGCAAATGCAATGTCTTCGAGCAAGGGCAATTTATTTCGAATCTGGTGTAACTCGTCACGATCAATAAGATTGAAGTTTCCATGTGCCAAATCATTTCGGAGACGATAAATTGACTTTCCCTCACTACTGTCGAAAAAGCCTTTGGTAAATTCATGATCTTCACCAAAGACTTTCGCTAACGCCAGCTCCGTTTTAGCCCGTAGACTTCTAATGCATTGAGAATAGGAGCCAGTTACAAAACCAGATGGATCAGCTTGATATAGCGCATCGTGCAACCTTCGAATGCATTCAGCGGTACATTGTTTTCTCTCACTTGCACTCGGAACCTCAATACCGAATTCCTTGCTAGCGTCCAACATTCCGTCAACGAAGACAATGGCGAGGCTCTCAACCGCAATGTAGTAATTCATGAATTGCGTAGATTCATTCGTAGCGCTTCTTCCTGTTGTGTACCAGCTTATTGCTGTATCAATAAAAGCAGCGTCAGCAGTTTTGAGCCCAAGCATGTATTGTCTAAGCTCTTCAAAGTCTTCATCAGATAAATCGCTTTTTCCGTGTCCAGCACCATACACGTCATATTTCTGAAACCAAATAGCTTTTGCCCTTATGCGAAAGGCCATTCGATTCACCAGTACACCAATCACATCCAGAGCATCTCTTATTGTTTCAATCTCATGGTCTAGCAGGTATGCAGTACCATCATATACTACAGTATTGTAACCATGACTATTTGGTGGAACGGGCATCGCGATCTTGTGAAGTTCGATTTTCAGCTTTCCGACGGTTGTAGTGATGAAGTCGTTTGGGATTTCAAAATTAGTTACGACGACAAATTCTATAACTTGATGAGATGTAATGGCTATATAAAAGAGGCATCCATCAATACGCTTATCCTTTTCGTTCTTACATAGCTCTCTTACCTCTCTTTGTATGGGACTTGAATCCCCAACGTAAATAAGCGGCTTCCATTCACCAATGGTATTATACCTGCCGTCTATCGGCTTAAAATTAAGTAACATAGCTAAAAACGAAACAAGTTAATATACGATGGCACAAGTTGATATATGGACCTAGCGAGAATCGAACTCGCGACTAGTCGATGCCATCGACTTATTTTACCACTAAACTATAGGCCCTTTAATTTTTTGATTATATTTTTAATTTTTGCCCCCACCAGGAATCGGACCTGGATCTAGAGCTTAGGAGTCTCTCGTTCTTTCCATTGAACTATGGGGGCATGTTCTGTCCGCTCCGACGCCCTGCGGGGTCGGAGCCCCGACCTCCGACGTAAAACCGGAGCGTCGGGGTTGAACTATGGGGGCTCTTGCTTATACTTTCTCAAGCATGTTACCATAATTTTATGGCTTCCTCAAACTACGAAGAACAAATTATAGGAACAACTAAAAAAGTAATGCCGGCGGTGGTGAGTATTATGGTGGGAAAGGATTACGAAGAACTGCTAAAAGAGCATCCGTATGAACTTATGGTGCCGCACGGCGACCACCTTGACCTTCCTCCTCCCGAGGAAGAACTGCCCCACACCCAAGGCGGCAAAATACGGATAGGCGGAGGTTCAGGATTTCTTGTTGACTCTTCCGGCCTTATTGTTACCAACAAACACGTTGTTCAGGACAAAAACGCGGAATATCTCATAACTGTTGACCGTGAAGGAGACGAGGATGAAACATTCACGGCCAAGGTTCTCGCGCGCGACCCCTTAAATGATGTTGCCATTTTAAAAATTGAAGGCAAGAATCTTCCAACTATTCCCTTGGGGGATTCCGGAAAAATCCAACTGGGACAGACAGTACTCGCGGTGGGAACTGCCTTGGGAGAATTCCAAAACACAGTTTCGGCGGGGATTGTTTCCGGTCTTTCGCGATTTATCACTGCCATCACAGACATGGAAGGACACTCACAGCGTCTCGGCGGTCTAATACAGACCGATGCGGCCATTAACCCCGGAAACTCGGGAGGGCCGCTCGTAAATCTTCAGAGCGAAGCAATAGGTATTAACGCCGCCGTAGTTTTTGGCGCGCAAAATATCGGCTTTGCAATACCTATAAACAAGGCCCGACGCGACTTAGAAGAATTAAAAAAATACGGCAGGATACGCCGACCGTTTCTTGGTATACGTTATATCTTATTAAACCCTGCTATACAAAAACGCTTCCGCCTTCCGGTAGCGCAGGGCGCGCTGGTTCTGCGGGAAGGTATGCCGGGTAAACCGGCTGTTGTCCTCGGCTCCTCGGCCCACAAAGCCGGCATTCAGGAAAAAGACGTTTTATTGGAAATAAACGAAACCGCTATAGGAGAAAAGAAGGGGGTGGAAGAAATACTGGAAAATCTTGAGCTTGGTAAAAAAATTCCCGTAAAAATACTGCGGGATGGGAAAGAAGAACTACTTACGCTTGTTACGGAAGAAAATCTTTAATACCGGCTATCTGCCAAGAGCGCTCTGTATTTTTTCTACAATCTCTTCAAGCGAAAAGTTGGTCTTCACGAGATAATCAAGAGCTCCGAGGCGTTTTGCCTCTTCAACATCTGACCATTCCGCCAAGTTGGAAAGCACAATAACTTTTGTTCCCGGCCCACCCGGCTGGCGGCGAATAGTCCGCAGGGTATCAAAACCGTTTTGATCAGGAAGGAGAATATCCAAAAGTATCAAATCCGGTTTCACCTCCGGAAATTTTTTAATTCCTTCAACTCCTGTCTTGGCCGTAACAACCTCAAAACCGGCTTCCTGCAATTCATGAACCAAAAGACCCACCATAAAGACATCATCTTCTATTAATAGGATTTTTTTATTTTCAGTCATAACCTGATAATACCAGTAAAAATAGTTGACGGTCTATAGTCTACAAAGATTTTCTATAGCTGGGTGTCCAGAGGGAATCGAACCCTCGTAGCCGCCTCCACAGGGCGGAGCTCTACCACTAAGCTATGGACACCGTAAGTCTTTCCTTCTCCGTATTGTAATGATGAACCAGAAAATGGCAATTGTGGCACAACCAACACAAGTTTTTCAGCTTATTATTTTTACGGTTTTGGTCAAAGTGATGAACTACTAGGACCTGTAAATCTCTTTGACAACATAATCTACAAACCGGCGGAATCCTACTGCGCAGCAGCATATTTTTATACGCATTTTCTCCGTGCCGCCAGTTGGCATGACTTGATCCGGTAAAAGTTGAGTGTCTCCACTTCAGTTGACAAGCCCTACTGCAAAAATACTTTTTACTTTTAGACCTATTAAGAAATCTCTTTTGCCTATAAATCTTTTTTCGGCACAGAAAACAGGCCACAATTCTTCCATTCTTTCTGCTCCGACGCTCGCATACCAATGAGCAGTATTTACCCCATCCCTTCTTAAGCCAGTGCGGTTTGGCATAAAAAGGCTTTTTACACAGCCTACAATTTACTTGCGGCACGATTGATTACGTTTAGTATTGTATTACGATGAAGCACAGTGTGACAATTATGGCAGAGCCACATTAAATTACTTATCCTATTATTCAGGTGATTACGGTCTTTATGGTGCACGACCAGTACACGTTTGTCAGTAATCTTGCAGAAACTGCATACTTCTTCTTTTGATGCTCGTCTCAAAAAGGCGCGGTAGGAGCCGCTAGAAAAACCGCCCCTCCAGTTTAAATGCCTTGGTCCGATGTACTGCAGCGTATTACGCCAGATTGTTTGACACGATTTGTTACAAAAATATTTCTTGCTTTTTGATTTTTGTAAATCCGCCCTTGATCTATAAATTGATTTTCCGCACAAAAAGCACGCAAGTATTTTTCCTGTTTTCTGCCCCTCGTTTTTACACTTCAGTGAACAGTACTTGCCCCAGCCGGCCCTTCTAAAGGAGGGTCGCACATAGAATCTGGATTTACAAACCCTACACCGAGTAGCCTGCATGTAACTATAGTATAGACGCAAAGAATGAAAATGGCAAACAGGGGGCTTCAGGTTATCCACAACCTCTCGTGATAACAAAGGGGATTACGGGAATTTGTAAAATATAGCTTTGGGTGGTATCATCTCCTATATGGCAAAACCAAAAACTGATAAAAATAAAGAGGCGTCAAAAGCGAAAAAAATCAAACCGGAACTGCCGGGCGGATTTCGCGACTTCGGACCGGCCGAGGCCATAATCAAACAGCGGTTGATTGAGCGTCTGCGAAAAACTTTTGAGGACTTTGGTTTTGACCCCATAGAAACTCCGGCGGTGGAACGAACAGAAATACTTACCGGCGGCGAAAAAGAATCGCAGAAAATTATCTTTAACGTAAAAGGGTCAAAGGAGAAAAAATCGGATATGTCGCTTCGGTTTGACCTTACTGTTCCTTTGGCGCGCTTTTTGGCGGCCAATCCGGAAACCCCCAAACCCTTTCGCCGTTACCAAATTGGTCGCGCGTGGCGCGGCGAATCGCCCCAAGCCGGCCGTTACCGCGAATTTACCCAAGCCGATATTGATATTGTCGGCTCCTCTTCTATGGAAGCGGATTCAGAAATTACTGCCCTTGTTTATCAGATTTTTAAAAATCTTGGTATTAAACGATTCGTTATCAAAATCAACAACCGCAAAATTTTAAACGGCCTTCCGCAACTTGCCGGCTTTCCCGAAAAAAAACTCCTGGAGACCCTGCGTATTATAGACAAAAAAGATAAAATCGGCGAGGCGGCGGTCAAAAAAGAACTGACAAAACTATTAAAAAAGAAAGCCGCCGAAAAAGTGGAAGAGTTCATCGGGCTTTCCGGCGACACCAAAAATAAACTTATGCGCGCTCGCGAACTTTTTCGTGAAAATAAAGAAGCTGCGGAGGGGGTGGACGAACTCGTGGAGATAGCAAGAAATCTTAATGCTTCCGGCGTTGACCCCAACAACTGGAAAATTGATTTTTCCACTGTCCGGGGACTGGATTATTACACCGGCCCTGTTTTTGAGACAGTGCTTCTTGCGACTCCGGAATACGGAAGCGTAGCCTCGGGCGGACGATATGACAACCTTATGATCCCTTTCACTGGTCAGAAAATTCCAGCCGTAGGGATTTCTATAGGAGTAGATCGCTTTCTTGCGGCCTTGGATAAATTGGGGCTCCTGAAAAAGAGGCCAACCAGGGTGAAAATATTGATCCTGAATCTTGGCCCTGAATTTAGACCCGAATACTTCTCGTTTGCCAAAAATCTGCGTGGAGCAAACTTAAATACGGAACTTTATGTGGGAGACGACCGCTCTTTTCAAGCCCAACTGGCTTACGCTGTAAAAAAAGAAATCCCGTATGTTTTGATCTACGGAGATCAGGACAGAAAAAAAGGCGTGGTGACCATCAGGAATCTCGTTACGCGCGAGCAAAAAGAAATCCCCAAAGGAAATATCCTGCTGTATTTCAAAAAATAACCGCTTCCCGCAAATTCTCAGCCAGAGGCTGATTCGCCTTTGACGGAAAATAGGGTTCGAGTCCCGATGGCAAGCCACCGAGGATCCTCGACAAAGTCGGGATCGGTGTTTTTCTCTGGGTTTTTCTATTGTTCCTATACTTTAACTTCTGCGGCGATAGTCGCCTCTTTCCTTTTTCATAAAAATATCGGCGATCTCGGACGCAACGAGATACGTCTCATGGGAGACGAAACATCTTTTTAACTCGCGATATGGACAGTAATTTTTGATTCTTCGGGTCAGCCAGCGCTTCGGCCAATCATGCCGTATCTTTTAGGTACTCATCCATTTCCTCTGCCGTGGAAAAAGCCGGGGAGATATTTTTCCAATTACGAAAGTCTTTACTGGCCCGACGGAGAAGCTCTGCGGTTTTTTTATTGGGTCGCAGCGGTACGAAAAAATTTACCCGCGGTTCGCGGCCTAACTGTTTGAGGTACACGTTAACTATGGTGCTAAGCGGTATACCGAGCTCTTTGGCCACTTTCTGCGCCCGCTTCTTCACGTCTACGTCGGCCTTTATACTGATTAGGGTTTTCATACATCTATAGTATATACAACGGTCGTTATGTGTTAAGCCGCAAGCGGCCGCATTGTTTTTCTAAAACTTCCGCCCAGAGGGACTTGGACCCCCAACCTTCTCCTTAGAACGGAGTTGCTCTGTCCATTGAGCTATGGGCGGACTTTCAAAATTATAATCTATTTTTTAGTATTTGTCACCTTTAAAAGCTCATTAAATTTTTTATCGCGCTCATCCAGAATATTAATAACTTCTTCCAGCCCGTCCTTGGTCAATATTTGAGTGGCCGCGGTAACTTCTTCCGGTACCTGCGGAACAAAAACCGTGCGATAAAAAATATAGCCGTCCAAAAGTACTAAAATCAAAGAGAGAGCCATAAGTATCAAAACCCACGCAAAAATAACGTTGTCTTCGCTTAAATTACGTGGTCCCAACAAGGGTATTTTATTTTTAAAACTTGGGAGAACTCTCATAAATCTATAGCGCCCTTACGCTTATTAACAAAATAATACGGCTTGCGGGTCCAATCGTTTTACTTGATGCTGTTGTTTCGCGGCCCAGTTTTTGAAATATAAGTTCCTCTGGACGAATTTCAAACGGCGCAAGCTCAAGCAGTCTCAAGTATTGACGCGTGCTACTTTCGCTCCCATCAATAGTAACGCGGAAAAATAGAGCTTTCCCCTTGCTTTTTATCTCATCAAAATCAAGGGCCATGAGATTATTGGTCTTTTTGGCCATGCCCTCCAGAAATTCTATAAAAGCAACCGGCCGTTCGCGATCAACCG
It includes:
- the rplS gene encoding 50S ribosomal protein L19; the protein is MSTTAIEKTYLRSDLPEIRSGDTVRVVQKIKEGDKERLTSFEGLVIAKKHGRGITATFTVRKVVDGIGVERVFPVHAPTISKIEVLRRSKVRRAKLYYIREKAAREVRRKMGQIWKEKETEAVATPEEAASSTEVGPQ
- a CDS encoding RluA family pseudouridine synthase, which encodes MQIQTIYLDKDVIVLNKPPGISVHPGSSVSGPTVVDFLLEKFPEVKAVGDDPKMRPGIVHRLDKDTSGVMVVSRNQKSFEKLKELFQKRLVEKLYWAIVCGRPKERRGVISLPIGRVIKNPLKRGVEENKRKIRGAREAVTEYKVLKFGKHYSLVELSPKTGRMHQLRVHLKAIGHPVVCDKIYGGKNVCCPDGADRQMLHARSLSFSFPEGRRLHFEADVPQDFTVALRRVF
- a CDS encoding RNA polymerase sigma factor → MAKSYLQEDSGEGIEELKDEEILRMAQKEPAVFEILVEKYQEPLMRAAWRVVRGREEAEDIVQEAFVKMYKNADKFEKLEGIEFKSWAYKVTINTAITHYRKLKRGEFLVEDPALFQDIGDTEPADTRLSFAVDAKAVVASVLNKMPEHLRTVLASYYLQDKSYKTIAQEEKISIPTLKMRLFRAKKLFKRLKDNPN
- the argH gene encoding argininosuccinate lyase gives rise to the protein MKLWEKGYKLNKQIENFTVGDDYLLDQKLVYYDCLVSIAHAKMLGKVGLLKTKEVQKLVEELKSIIKLDQRGRFKILKEQEDCHTAIENRLVHKLGDLGKKIHTARSRNDQILTTLRLYYKDRLNNCKGLTNELVTAVKKFTKKYGKIKLPGYTHTRKAMPSSISLWGNAFIDSMGDNIKLVDLALRLIDQSPLGTGAGYGVPLRIDRKYSAELLGFETVQKNPIYTQNSRGKFEATFLHALGQVMLDLNKIASDLIIFSMPEFGYFELPKEFCTGSSIMPQKKNPDLLELLRAKYHVVTSYEFQVKSIIGNLISGYHRDLQLTKKPVMEGLEAVTESLSVMALLFKELKVSRENCEKALTQDVFATKEVYGLVRKGVPFREAYNIVAKRYS
- a CDS encoding trypsin-like peptidase domain-containing protein, whose amino-acid sequence is MASSNYEEQIIGTTKKVMPAVVSIMVGKDYEELLKEHPYELMVPHGDHLDLPPPEEELPHTQGGKIRIGGGSGFLVDSSGLIVTNKHVVQDKNAEYLITVDREGDEDETFTAKVLARDPLNDVAILKIEGKNLPTIPLGDSGKIQLGQTVLAVGTALGEFQNTVSAGIVSGLSRFITAITDMEGHSQRLGGLIQTDAAINPGNSGGPLVNLQSEAIGINAAVVFGAQNIGFAIPINKARRDLEELKKYGRIRRPFLGIRYILLNPAIQKRFRLPVAQGALVLREGMPGKPAVVLGSSAHKAGIQEKDVLLEINETAIGEKKGVEEILENLELGKKIPVKILRDGKEELLTLVTEENL
- a CDS encoding response regulator, yielding MTENKKILLIEDDVFMVGLLVHELQEAGFEVVTAKTGVEGIKKFPEVKPDLILLDILLPDQNGFDTLRTIRRQPGGPGTKVIVLSNLAEWSDVEEAKRLGALDYLVKTNFSLEEIVEKIQSALGR
- a CDS encoding HNH endonuclease, yielding MCGKSIYRSRADLQKSKSKKYFCNKSCQTIWRNTLQYIGPRHLNWRGGFSSGSYRAFLRRASKEEVCSFCKITDKRVLVVHHKDRNHLNNRISNLMWLCHNCHTVLHRNTILNVINRAASKL
- the hisS gene encoding histidine--tRNA ligase yields the protein MAKPKTDKNKEASKAKKIKPELPGGFRDFGPAEAIIKQRLIERLRKTFEDFGFDPIETPAVERTEILTGGEKESQKIIFNVKGSKEKKSDMSLRFDLTVPLARFLAANPETPKPFRRYQIGRAWRGESPQAGRYREFTQADIDIVGSSSMEADSEITALVYQIFKNLGIKRFVIKINNRKILNGLPQLAGFPEKKLLETLRIIDKKDKIGEAAVKKELTKLLKKKAAEKVEEFIGLSGDTKNKLMRARELFRENKEAAEGVDELVEIARNLNASGVDPNNWKIDFSTVRGLDYYTGPVFETVLLATPEYGSVASGGRYDNLMIPFTGQKIPAVGISIGVDRFLAALDKLGLLKKRPTRVKILILNLGPEFRPEYFSFAKNLRGANLNTELYVGDDRSFQAQLAYAVKKEIPYVLIYGDQDRKKGVVTIRNLVTREQKEIPKGNILLYFKK